One Campylobacter concisus DNA segment encodes these proteins:
- a CDS encoding NADH-ubiquinone oxidoreductase subunit E family protein: MRRVDLRHLKGEFLSALGQQIKASEPDEVVIFLFEIGDYSGVEKAVNLAYNLNCEVMNSLKFNQVDWALTIKKGKI; encoded by the coding sequence ATGAGAAGAGTCGATCTTAGGCATCTAAAGGGCGAGTTTTTGAGCGCTCTTGGGCAGCAGATAAAGGCTAGCGAGCCAGACGAAGTTGTGATATTTTTGTTTGAGATAGGTGATTACAGCGGTGTAGAGAAGGCCGTAAATTTGGCTTATAACCTAAACTGCGAGGTGATGAACTCGCTTAAATTTAACCAAGTTGATTGGGCATTAACGATAAAAAAGGGCAAGATATGA